One Mycobacteroides abscessus ATCC 19977 genomic window carries:
- a CDS encoding WXG100 family type VII secretion target has protein sequence MTSAGNPPLQVVIDEVGALSKFAASLADQMRAGSSSLDRDVQSLFGVWRGSAADAYRSGWDEMQDGATKVWNALTDIASTLGSNAAVFHAQETSTASSITSTQAG, from the coding sequence ATGACATCAGCCGGCAATCCGCCGCTGCAGGTGGTAATCGACGAGGTCGGTGCGCTCAGTAAGTTCGCCGCGAGCCTTGCCGACCAAATGAGAGCGGGGTCAAGTTCACTGGATCGCGACGTCCAGTCGTTGTTCGGCGTCTGGAGGGGCAGTGCTGCCGATGCCTATCGGTCCGGATGGGACGAAATGCAGGACGGTGCAACGAAAGTGTGGAATGCGCTGACTGATATCGCCTCTACGCTGGGCTCAAATGCTGCGGTATTCCATGCGCAGGAGACCTCAACCGCGTCGTCCATCACTTCGACACAGGCGGGCTGA
- a CDS encoding DUF3558 family protein: MAQRAALVRAGICVALVALVLSIVTVWRTAPAEHTASAPVQLRFSTAPMTGPANTGATTTIKWPVVPVTDPRPFDPCFDIPSSVIAAAGLDQTPPAPEEGLRCRYDSRNNYQLAVEAVVWRTYEDSLPADGVETTIAGHRAAEYNIMKPTDWNNQWWVSCMITFKTSYGVVQQSLYYASQKYSPDGPGCLVENRRVANILAPSYKF; this comes from the coding sequence ATGGCCCAACGGGCAGCCCTTGTCCGAGCTGGAATCTGCGTCGCCCTGGTGGCGCTGGTGCTGAGCATCGTTACCGTCTGGCGCACCGCCCCCGCGGAGCACACCGCGAGCGCGCCGGTTCAGCTCAGGTTCTCCACCGCACCCATGACCGGGCCCGCGAACACGGGCGCCACCACCACGATCAAATGGCCGGTCGTTCCGGTCACCGATCCTCGCCCGTTCGACCCCTGCTTCGATATCCCCAGTTCGGTCATCGCCGCCGCAGGACTCGACCAGACACCGCCGGCGCCCGAGGAAGGGCTGCGCTGCCGCTACGACTCGCGTAACAACTATCAGTTGGCCGTCGAGGCAGTCGTGTGGCGCACCTACGAAGACTCGCTGCCTGCCGATGGCGTGGAGACCACCATCGCCGGTCACCGCGCGGCCGAATACAACATCATGAAGCCGACCGACTGGAACAACCAGTGGTGGGTGTCGTGCATGATCACGTTCAAGACGAGTTACGGCGTGGTCCAGCAGTCGCTGTACTACGCGTCGCAGAAGTACTCCCCCGACGGCCCCGGCTGTCTCGTGGAGAATCGTCGGGTCGCAAATATTCTCGCGCCCTCCTACAAATTCTGA
- a CDS encoding 4'-phosphopantetheinyl transferase family protein, whose product MIASVVPELLPSAELYEDPPGLEPLPEEEPLIAKSVAKRRNEFITVRYCARQALSVLGIPEVPILKGDKGQPLWPDGIVGSMTHTEGFRGAVVGRTGEVRSVGIDAEPHDVLPNGVLKSIALPVERDELDALPAGTHWDRLLFCAKETTYKAWFPLTARWLGFEDAHITIDPDGTFTSRILVDGRANDGTVLSAFDGRWIIDKGLILTAIVVP is encoded by the coding sequence TTGATCGCTTCGGTAGTTCCCGAGCTGTTGCCGTCGGCCGAGTTGTATGAAGACCCGCCCGGTCTGGAGCCGCTGCCCGAAGAGGAACCGTTGATCGCCAAGTCGGTGGCCAAGCGGCGCAACGAATTCATCACCGTGCGGTACTGCGCCCGGCAGGCGCTCTCCGTGCTTGGCATTCCAGAGGTGCCGATCCTCAAGGGAGACAAGGGGCAACCGCTGTGGCCCGATGGGATCGTGGGCAGCATGACGCATACCGAGGGCTTCCGGGGGGCCGTGGTGGGGCGGACGGGCGAGGTGCGTTCGGTGGGCATCGACGCCGAACCGCACGATGTATTGCCCAATGGCGTGCTCAAGTCGATTGCCCTGCCCGTCGAGCGTGACGAGCTGGACGCGTTGCCTGCTGGCACCCATTGGGACCGATTGTTGTTCTGTGCCAAGGAAACCACGTACAAGGCATGGTTCCCGTTGACTGCCCGCTGGCTTGGTTTCGAGGACGCTCACATCACGATTGACCCGGATGGAACGTTTACTTCGCGAATCTTGGTTGACGGCAGGGCCAACGACGGCACCGTGCTGTCGGCCTTTGACGGCCGATGGATCATCGACAAGGGTTTGATCTTGACCGCGATTGTGGTGCCGTGA
- a CDS encoding WXG100 family type VII secretion target, with translation MPAHVESEFSFDLDHIEQVTSRARGFKEFVTENLDQLESRAQKLVQSGQWTGAAAAAYSEAHKEWMDAARELVEGLNQMEEAARTAHGAYSEAQEANLRMARG, from the coding sequence ATGCCCGCTCACGTGGAATCGGAGTTCTCCTTCGATCTTGACCACATCGAGCAGGTGACGTCCCGCGCTCGGGGTTTCAAGGAGTTTGTCACCGAGAACCTCGACCAGCTGGAGTCGCGCGCTCAGAAACTTGTGCAAAGTGGGCAGTGGACCGGTGCCGCTGCCGCCGCCTACTCCGAAGCCCACAAGGAGTGGATGGATGCGGCACGTGAGCTTGTCGAGGGGTTGAACCAGATGGAAGAGGCCGCGCGAACCGCTCACGGCGCCTACTCGGAGGCACAAGAAGCCAATCTTCGAATGGCGCGAGGTTGA
- a CDS encoding DUF2277 domain-containing protein, producing MCRNITELRGLEPAATDQEIEAAARQYVRKISGIQKTSDANREAFEQAVAEVTATTMRLLGSLPARRQPPKTVPPLRRPEVLARIAARG from the coding sequence ATGTGCAGGAACATCACCGAGCTGCGCGGACTCGAGCCTGCGGCGACCGATCAGGAGATCGAGGCGGCGGCACGGCAATACGTCCGCAAGATCAGCGGAATCCAGAAGACCTCCGACGCCAATCGGGAGGCATTCGAGCAGGCGGTGGCCGAGGTTACCGCCACCACGATGCGGCTGCTGGGGTCACTGCCGGCGCGTCGTCAGCCGCCCAAGACCGTGCCTCCATTGCGGCGGCCCGAAGTGCTGGCACGCATCGCGGCGCGCGGCTAA
- the lppU gene encoding LppU family putative lipoprotein: MGGPGTLGAASIVLLTVGVALLSGCSAAAASDGLAVGDCVNLSGSDQRAKMVKEPCGSPTSNFKVFAKAATDADCPRDADSSYYAKRGFGRKSQALCLDIDWVVGGCMDVPDKWDGDPVRVDCNDPRAQNKKRVTQILQQVSTADDCITGLGYPYVDRNFTVCVEELP, encoded by the coding sequence GTGGGCGGCCCTGGAACGTTGGGGGCGGCGTCCATTGTTCTTCTTACTGTCGGTGTGGCGCTGTTGTCGGGTTGTTCGGCAGCAGCGGCCTCCGATGGCCTGGCCGTCGGCGATTGTGTGAACCTCAGCGGCAGCGATCAGCGAGCCAAGATGGTCAAGGAACCGTGCGGCAGTCCCACGTCGAATTTCAAGGTCTTTGCCAAGGCCGCGACGGACGCTGACTGCCCACGTGACGCCGATTCCTCCTATTACGCCAAGCGTGGATTCGGCCGCAAAAGCCAGGCTCTGTGTCTGGACATCGACTGGGTGGTCGGCGGCTGCATGGACGTTCCGGACAAATGGGACGGCGACCCGGTGCGCGTCGATTGCAACGATCCTCGCGCCCAGAACAAGAAACGTGTCACCCAGATTCTGCAGCAAGTCTCGACCGCTGACGACTGCATCACGGGGCTCGGCTATCCGTACGTGGACCGCAACTTCACCGTGTGCGTGGAAGAACTGCCCTGA
- a CDS encoding acyl-CoA dehydrogenase family protein, which produces MPVTSSEPSSAGSNALHTSGSSQRDRVAAAAHEVLAKHPPATTPVTDLLGAVYDAGLAWVHFPVGLGGLDAPPALQAVSDTILRAAGVPDPLFVNVIGYGMAAPTVLAHGQPELIRRILRPLFTGEELWCQLFSEPGAGSDLAGLATRAVRDGDEWVINGQKVWTSGAHQARWALLVARSNPDVAKHRGLTYFVVDMTDPGVEVRPLRQMTGDAEFNEVYLTDVRIPDAHRLGNEGDGWRVSMTTLMNERSALGGAFDHGRGGGSIGNALNLWKQRPDLHTPELRAKLTNLFVRSEGNRYGTQMRIAAQGDAPMGPEGSIGKLMGAELNQQIYDFCVELLGIEATLYASYDMRRVVEDDRRADTMWAFLRSKANTIEGGTSDVMRNIIGERVLGLPGDIRVDTDKAWKDVPRG; this is translated from the coding sequence ATGCCAGTGACGTCATCGGAGCCGTCTAGCGCCGGGTCCAACGCCCTTCATACCAGCGGTTCATCGCAACGCGACCGTGTCGCCGCTGCCGCCCACGAGGTGCTCGCCAAACATCCCCCCGCGACGACGCCGGTGACCGACCTATTGGGCGCCGTCTACGACGCGGGCCTGGCCTGGGTACATTTCCCGGTCGGCCTGGGTGGCCTGGACGCGCCGCCGGCGCTGCAGGCCGTTTCCGACACCATCCTGCGCGCGGCCGGTGTGCCAGACCCCTTGTTTGTCAACGTGATCGGGTATGGCATGGCAGCGCCGACGGTACTAGCGCATGGACAACCGGAATTGATCCGGCGGATCCTGCGTCCCCTGTTCACCGGTGAAGAGCTGTGGTGTCAGCTCTTCAGCGAGCCGGGTGCCGGCTCCGATTTGGCAGGCCTGGCCACCCGCGCGGTACGCGACGGCGATGAGTGGGTGATCAACGGTCAGAAGGTGTGGACCTCGGGGGCGCATCAGGCGCGCTGGGCCTTGTTGGTGGCCCGCAGCAATCCCGACGTGGCCAAGCATCGGGGCCTGACCTACTTCGTCGTCGACATGACCGATCCCGGCGTCGAGGTCCGTCCCCTGCGCCAGATGACCGGCGACGCCGAGTTCAACGAGGTCTATCTCACCGATGTCCGCATCCCGGACGCACACCGCCTGGGCAACGAGGGCGATGGCTGGCGGGTGTCGATGACCACGTTGATGAACGAGCGCAGCGCACTGGGTGGCGCCTTCGATCACGGCCGCGGCGGTGGCTCGATCGGCAATGCCCTCAATCTGTGGAAGCAGCGCCCCGATCTGCACACTCCCGAGCTGCGGGCCAAGCTGACGAATCTTTTCGTACGCTCGGAAGGCAACCGCTACGGCACACAGATGAGGATCGCCGCCCAGGGCGATGCGCCTATGGGTCCCGAAGGATCTATCGGCAAGCTGATGGGCGCGGAACTCAACCAGCAGATCTACGACTTCTGTGTTGAACTGCTGGGCATCGAGGCGACCCTGTACGCCTCCTATGACATGCGCCGGGTGGTGGAAGACGACCGGCGTGCCGACACCATGTGGGCCTTCCTGCGATCCAAGGCCAACACCATCGAAGGCGGTACCTCCGACGTGATGCGCAACATCATCGGAGAACGCGTACTCGGATTGCCCGGCGATATTCGGGTCGACACCGACAAAGCCTGGAAGGACGTGCCCCGCGGATGA
- a CDS encoding DUF4262 domain-containing protein produces MADHAACECLLCVDYGDRDQYNDSDRDIIGSVTEYGWSALGIGPTSSEESPPFAYTVGLWHTMRLPELAIYGVNDITMMQRALNAVAKQAQEGRVLQVGETFADVLALPDVDDYRVKLSPIDPSWYDNEFGFGLWFNRTNHVRYLQILWPDGAGRFPGNPELDPHFDDRQPLMWMPRELHPPSRWIRPAD; encoded by the coding sequence ATGGCCGACCACGCGGCGTGTGAATGCCTATTGTGCGTCGACTACGGCGATCGCGATCAGTACAACGACAGTGATCGCGACATCATCGGGAGTGTCACCGAATACGGTTGGAGCGCACTGGGAATCGGCCCCACCTCGTCGGAAGAAAGTCCACCGTTCGCTTACACCGTGGGGTTGTGGCACACCATGCGGTTGCCCGAGCTGGCAATCTACGGGGTCAACGACATCACGATGATGCAGCGCGCGCTCAATGCCGTGGCCAAGCAGGCACAAGAAGGGCGGGTGTTGCAGGTCGGCGAGACGTTCGCCGATGTGCTCGCGCTACCCGACGTGGACGACTACCGCGTCAAACTCTCCCCCATCGACCCCAGTTGGTACGACAACGAATTCGGTTTCGGACTGTGGTTCAACCGCACTAACCATGTGCGGTATCTGCAGATCCTGTGGCCCGACGGCGCGGGGCGTTTTCCCGGGAATCCCGAGCTCGATCCGCATTTCGACGATCGGCAGCCGCTGATGTGGATGCCCAGGGAGCTGCACCCTCCCAGCCGGTGGATCCGCCCGGCCGACTGA
- the mntR gene encoding manganese-binding transcriptional regulator MntR: MSPTRSDRPAGSADTDLTTVAQDYLKVIWTAQEWSHEKVSTKMLAERMGVSASTASESIRKLADQGLVDHEKYGAVTLTDHGRKAAVLMVRRHRLLETYLVNELGYGWDEVHDEAEVLEHAVSDLLLAKIDAKLGHPQRDPHGDPIPGPDGQVPTPPARQLSDCANGDTGVVARISDSDPEMLRYFDTVGVALDARVTVDERRDFAGTISVSIDSDEPGRDERKLELGNPAAQSIWVVLD, encoded by the coding sequence GTGAGCCCCACTCGATCCGACCGGCCCGCCGGATCCGCCGATACCGATCTGACGACGGTCGCTCAGGACTACCTCAAGGTGATCTGGACCGCGCAGGAGTGGTCACACGAAAAGGTCAGCACCAAAATGTTGGCCGAGCGCATGGGCGTGTCGGCGAGCACCGCATCTGAATCGATACGCAAGCTCGCCGACCAAGGGCTCGTAGACCACGAAAAGTACGGCGCGGTGACGCTGACCGACCACGGCCGCAAGGCGGCGGTGCTCATGGTCCGTCGGCACCGGCTGCTGGAGACGTATCTGGTCAACGAACTCGGCTATGGCTGGGATGAAGTGCACGACGAGGCCGAAGTGCTGGAGCATGCCGTCTCGGACTTGCTCCTGGCCAAGATCGACGCAAAACTCGGCCACCCTCAACGCGATCCACATGGCGACCCGATCCCGGGCCCCGACGGCCAGGTGCCCACTCCCCCGGCACGCCAGCTATCGGACTGCGCCAACGGCGATACCGGCGTGGTGGCCCGAATCTCCGATTCCGATCCGGAGATGTTGCGCTACTTCGACACCGTGGGCGTGGCCCTGGATGCGCGGGTCACCGTCGATGAACGACGCGACTTCGCCGGAACCATCTCGGTCTCCATCGACAGCGATGAGCCGGGCCGCGACGAAAGGAAGCTGGAGCTGGGAAACCCAGCCGCGCAATCGATTTGGGTTGTACTCGACTGA
- a CDS encoding carboxymuconolactone decarboxylase family protein, giving the protein MARIGNYADDDVAGWLMGSPEMAPGFAGFSDAVYNRSRLPLGVRELARMAVAFANECSVCQNTRFVQSGELDGDFYAEADRWRTSARYSEAERTAAEFAHRFATDHVGLREDDEFWERARQHFDDGLLTDLALSCAFWVGSGRALRVLDVGQSCKINL; this is encoded by the coding sequence ATGGCACGAATTGGGAACTATGCAGACGACGACGTGGCCGGCTGGCTGATGGGCTCCCCGGAAATGGCGCCGGGTTTCGCCGGATTTTCTGATGCGGTGTACAACCGCAGTCGGCTTCCCCTTGGGGTGCGGGAGTTGGCCCGGATGGCAGTGGCCTTTGCGAACGAATGCTCGGTGTGTCAGAACACCCGTTTTGTGCAGAGCGGTGAACTCGACGGGGATTTTTATGCCGAGGCCGATCGGTGGCGTACCTCGGCGCGATACAGCGAGGCGGAGCGTACGGCCGCCGAGTTCGCGCACCGTTTCGCCACCGATCACGTTGGGTTACGCGAGGACGACGAGTTCTGGGAGCGGGCACGTCAGCATTTCGATGACGGATTGCTGACGGATCTCGCGCTGTCCTGTGCGTTCTGGGTGGGAAGTGGACGCGCGCTGCGCGTTCTCGACGTGGGGCAGAGCTGCAAGATAAACCTGTAG
- the truB gene encoding tRNA pseudouridine(55) synthase TruB, with product MTDPLSRAGLVIVDKPAGMTSHDVVSRCRRIFSTRKVGHAGTLDPMATGVLVIGIERATKIMGLLTLTTKSYAATIRFGQSTSTDDAEGEVLQTISASHLTEVDIEAAVAGLRGDIAQVPSSVSAIKVDGQRAYKLAREGQSVELAARPVRISRFDVLAVRGSGEDLIDVDVEIDCSSGTYIRALARDAGAALGVGGHLTALRRTRVGDFGLDRARTLEELADGATLTLDLDSACRQGFPRRDLDAAEVDAVRNGRPLAPAGIEGTYAAVDADDRVIALLADKGSRTTSVVVLRPANL from the coding sequence GTGACCGATCCGCTGAGCCGGGCGGGCCTGGTGATCGTTGACAAGCCCGCCGGAATGACGAGTCATGACGTGGTGTCGCGTTGTCGCAGAATATTTTCCACCCGTAAGGTGGGGCATGCCGGGACCCTCGACCCGATGGCTACCGGAGTACTGGTCATTGGGATCGAGCGGGCCACCAAGATCATGGGCCTACTCACGTTGACCACCAAGTCGTACGCGGCGACTATCCGATTCGGTCAGAGCACCAGCACCGATGATGCCGAAGGGGAGGTGCTGCAAACGATTTCGGCATCGCACCTCACCGAGGTGGATATCGAGGCCGCCGTGGCCGGACTGCGTGGAGATATCGCGCAGGTGCCGTCCTCGGTGAGTGCGATCAAGGTCGACGGACAGCGCGCGTACAAGCTGGCACGCGAGGGGCAGTCGGTCGAGCTGGCCGCGCGTCCGGTGCGTATCTCTCGCTTCGACGTGTTGGCGGTGCGAGGCTCGGGTGAGGACCTGATCGATGTGGACGTGGAAATCGACTGCAGCTCGGGGACCTATATTCGTGCGCTCGCCCGGGATGCGGGGGCCGCGCTCGGTGTGGGCGGACACCTGACGGCACTGCGGCGCACCAGGGTTGGTGATTTCGGGCTGGATCGAGCCCGCACGCTCGAGGAGCTGGCCGATGGCGCGACGCTAACCCTGGACCTGGATTCCGCGTGCCGGCAAGGCTTTCCCCGGCGTGACCTGGACGCCGCCGAGGTGGATGCGGTGCGTAACGGTCGGCCACTGGCGCCTGCGGGGATCGAAGGCACCTACGCGGCGGTGGATGCCGATGATCGCGTCATCGCGCTGCTGGCGGACAAGGGATCACGCACCACATCGGTCGTGGTGTTGCGGCCCGCGAATTTGTAG
- a CDS encoding bifunctional riboflavin kinase/FAD synthetase — protein MQRWRGQDEIPSDWGRCVLTIGVFDGVHRGHAELIGRAVKAARELNLKSVLMTFDPHPMEVVFPGTHPAQLTTLTRRAELAEELGVDVFLVVPFTPEFMKLSPERYVHELLVERLHVAEVVVGENFTFGKKAAGNVQMLKKAGERFGFKVDAVTLVTEHAVTFSSTYIRSCVDAGDMVAATEALGRPHRVEGVVVRGDGRGRELGFPTANVAPPMFSAIPADGVYAAWFTLLGHGPTMGTVVPGERYQAAVSVGSNPTFSGKARTVEAFILDTTADLYGQHVAVDFVARIRSMEKFKSIDDLVVAMGKDAEKARTILARN, from the coding sequence GTGCAACGCTGGCGCGGGCAAGACGAAATCCCGTCCGACTGGGGTCGGTGCGTGCTGACGATCGGTGTGTTCGACGGTGTACACCGAGGTCACGCCGAACTCATCGGGCGCGCCGTGAAGGCGGCACGTGAGCTTAATCTGAAGAGCGTCCTGATGACGTTCGATCCGCATCCGATGGAAGTGGTGTTCCCGGGAACACACCCGGCGCAGCTCACCACCTTGACCCGGCGCGCTGAGCTGGCCGAAGAACTGGGTGTCGACGTCTTCCTCGTGGTGCCGTTCACGCCGGAGTTCATGAAGCTCTCACCCGAGCGCTATGTGCATGAACTGCTGGTCGAGAGGTTGCACGTCGCCGAGGTGGTGGTCGGGGAGAACTTCACGTTCGGTAAAAAGGCCGCAGGGAACGTCCAGATGCTCAAGAAGGCCGGGGAGCGCTTCGGCTTCAAGGTTGACGCGGTCACCTTGGTCACAGAGCACGCCGTGACGTTCTCGTCGACCTACATCAGGTCATGTGTCGATGCCGGTGACATGGTGGCCGCCACCGAAGCCTTGGGACGTCCGCACCGTGTCGAAGGCGTCGTCGTGCGCGGGGACGGACGCGGCCGTGAACTGGGCTTTCCGACCGCCAATGTGGCGCCCCCGATGTTCTCGGCGATTCCCGCCGATGGGGTGTACGCGGCCTGGTTCACACTGCTCGGACACGGTCCGACCATGGGAACCGTGGTTCCCGGTGAGCGTTATCAGGCGGCGGTCTCGGTGGGGAGCAACCCGACCTTCTCCGGGAAGGCACGCACTGTCGAGGCGTTCATTCTGGACACCACCGCCGATCTGTACGGCCAGCACGTAGCAGTCGACTTCGTCGCGAGAATCCGCAGCATGGAGAAGTTCAAATCCATCGACGACCTGGTTGTGGCGATGGGCAAGGATGCCGAGAAGGCGCGCACGATTTTGGCGCGAAACTAA
- a CDS encoding polymorphic toxin type 37 domain-containing protein, translating into MPVVVESAAYYAAANTCYKLSTDVQAAFKPLSRVLTLETSGMAGGYQAVKAWSSGYDNRAAALTTATTEYARALQRLGDILTAAGYNWAIADWRANRDPNKGTGPACPRTIPSELPYGADVVVGVASSKHNGPGLESDVPDLYKKVVAQVAGGEIPDGDTNKLDSAAKAWKTFADNDAISRGESDLRLAASALSNFHAPDIPNLSEHLTTLSTSAGRIKLAASDLATSTTAHYAALSQLRSDMQFAIATTLGVGLAAIAAIAVITRGRATAGGAEIAATAVDACASSLAACIRPFLTTLGGITFNAEAVTAAGLGAIIGLSIATITGETVVYSNYKPPGDAFDKTGAKSPGYPGDYPAGSLPREFVPPKDGPKWVPNPNPKGNRFGWLDADGNVWVPTGKGGLAHGGPHWDVQDPKTGKHENVPPPLPEGEGK; encoded by the coding sequence GTGCCCGTTGTCGTCGAATCAGCGGCGTACTACGCGGCCGCCAACACCTGCTACAAACTCTCGACCGACGTCCAAGCCGCATTCAAACCTCTTTCCCGTGTCCTCACCTTGGAAACCAGCGGAATGGCCGGCGGCTATCAAGCCGTCAAAGCCTGGTCTTCGGGATATGACAATCGTGCCGCAGCTCTCACCACGGCGACCACCGAATATGCACGAGCGCTACAGCGCCTGGGCGACATCCTGACTGCGGCGGGCTACAACTGGGCCATCGCCGACTGGAGAGCAAACCGCGATCCCAACAAGGGAACGGGCCCAGCCTGCCCTCGGACGATCCCGTCCGAACTGCCTTATGGGGCAGATGTTGTCGTCGGTGTGGCATCGTCAAAACACAACGGCCCGGGTCTTGAGTCGGATGTGCCCGACCTGTACAAGAAGGTTGTCGCTCAGGTAGCGGGCGGGGAGATCCCGGACGGTGATACAAACAAGCTCGACAGTGCGGCCAAGGCGTGGAAGACGTTTGCCGACAATGACGCGATCTCCCGGGGCGAATCCGATCTGAGGCTCGCGGCTAGCGCATTGAGTAATTTTCATGCCCCGGATATCCCGAACCTCAGCGAGCACCTCACGACGCTCTCGACAAGTGCTGGCAGAATCAAGCTGGCCGCAAGCGATCTCGCCACCTCGACAACCGCCCACTATGCGGCGCTTAGTCAGCTGCGCTCAGATATGCAGTTCGCCATCGCCACTACTCTCGGTGTTGGACTAGCCGCCATCGCCGCGATCGCTGTCATCACTCGGGGCCGTGCTACCGCAGGTGGCGCTGAGATCGCAGCCACAGCGGTAGACGCCTGCGCATCATCGCTTGCGGCATGCATCCGTCCCTTCCTTACAACGTTGGGCGGTATCACTTTTAACGCAGAAGCGGTCACCGCCGCGGGCCTCGGCGCGATCATCGGATTGTCGATCGCAACGATTACCGGGGAAACAGTGGTCTACTCGAACTACAAGCCACCTGGTGACGCGTTCGACAAGACCGGCGCGAAGTCACCCGGTTATCCGGGTGACTATCCGGCGGGATCATTGCCAAGAGAGTTCGTACCTCCGAAGGACGGACCCAAATGGGTGCCCAATCCCAACCCCAAAGGTAACCGTTTTGGCTGGCTAGACGCCGATGGAAACGTGTGGGTCCCCACCGGCAAGGGGGGCCTGGCCCACGGTGGGCCGCACTGGGACGTCCAGGATCCGAAAACTGGTAAACACGAAAATGTTCCGCCACCACTTCCCGAAGGAGAAGGTAAGTGA
- a CDS encoding metallophosphoesterase family protein, protein MTQEREPTLWAISDLHVGQSANKSVLEELHPASPEDWLIVAGDVAERSDDIRAALDLLRRRFTKVIWVPGNHELWTTARDPMQIFGQSRYDYLVNMCDEMGVITPEHPYPVWVEQGGPATIVPMFVLYDYTFLPEGANSKAEGLKIARDRNVVATDEFLLSSEPFATRDAWCRDRLRYTRKRLEDLDWMTPTVLVNHFPLVREPCDALFYPEFSLWCGTTETADWHTRYNAACSVYGHLHIPRTTWYDDVRFEEVSVGYPREWAQRKPYSWLRQILPAPHYPPGYLNEFGGHFEITEQMRVAAKRFRERLAKERASD, encoded by the coding sequence ATGACGCAGGAACGCGAGCCCACGCTCTGGGCCATCAGTGACCTGCATGTCGGGCAGTCGGCCAACAAGTCTGTCCTGGAAGAACTGCACCCGGCCTCTCCCGAGGACTGGCTGATCGTCGCCGGGGATGTGGCCGAACGTAGCGATGACATCCGGGCGGCGCTGGATCTGTTGCGGCGCAGGTTTACCAAGGTGATCTGGGTACCGGGCAACCACGAACTGTGGACCACGGCGCGCGATCCGATGCAGATCTTCGGGCAGTCCCGGTACGACTACCTGGTCAACATGTGCGACGAGATGGGTGTAATCACCCCCGAACATCCCTACCCGGTATGGGTGGAACAGGGTGGTCCGGCCACCATCGTGCCGATGTTTGTGTTGTACGACTACACATTTCTGCCGGAAGGGGCCAACAGCAAGGCCGAGGGGCTCAAGATCGCCCGTGATCGCAACGTGGTGGCCACTGACGAGTTCTTGCTCTCCAGTGAGCCTTTCGCCACACGCGATGCCTGGTGCCGAGATCGGCTGCGGTACACCCGCAAGCGCCTAGAGGATTTGGACTGGATGACTCCGACAGTCCTGGTGAACCATTTTCCGCTGGTGCGTGAACCCTGCGACGCGTTGTTCTACCCCGAGTTCTCGCTGTGGTGTGGAACCACCGAAACCGCGGACTGGCATACCCGTTACAACGCCGCATGCTCGGTGTACGGACATCTACACATTCCGCGAACCACCTGGTACGACGACGTCAGGTTTGAAGAGGTATCGGTGGGCTATCCGCGGGAATGGGCCCAGCGCAAACCATATTCGTGGCTTCGGCAGATTCTGCCGGCGCCACATTATCCGCCCGGCTACCTCAACGAGTTCGGTGGTCATTTCGAGATCACTGAGCAGATGAGGGTGGCAGCCAAACGATTCCGTGAGCGGCTTGCCAAGGAGCGTGCCAGTGACTGA
- the rpsO gene encoding 30S ribosomal protein S15, giving the protein MSLTTEQKKEILAQYGLHETDTGSPEAQVAMLTKRIVDLTEHLKTHKHDHHSRRGLLLLVGRRRRLLKYVAKVDVARYRSLIERLGLRR; this is encoded by the coding sequence GTGTCGTTGACCACAGAGCAGAAGAAGGAAATCCTCGCCCAGTACGGGCTGCACGAGACCGATACCGGTTCCCCCGAGGCGCAGGTCGCGATGCTGACCAAGCGCATCGTCGATCTGACCGAGCACCTCAAGACCCACAAGCACGACCACCACAGCCGTCGTGGTCTGCTGCTGCTGGTCGGCCGTCGCCGTCGTCTGCTCAAGTACGTCGCCAAGGTCGACGTCGCGCGTTACCGCTCGCTGATCGAGCGCCTGGGCCTGCGCCGCTGA